The Bacteroidota bacterium genome includes a region encoding these proteins:
- a CDS encoding DUF2490 domain-containing protein, producing the protein MTTTMINKIHLLLITFIIILLRPLSAQYVDGGGWVNAGISFEIINDLSCDIAEEIRYNFSTGDLYQMNSNISVDYKINKRFKVGTEYRYSIRQSQNTNRIAASFGYKEEMNDLTLSLRSKFQYSFTPDASEGTAFRNKLGAKYKINKDFSPFISGELFYSLSNEIDQFDNFRSEAGLSYGPNKHNEFNLSYIYDKEFNVNKPETMHIVSLSYVYTF; encoded by the coding sequence ATGACGACGACGATGATTAATAAAATACACTTATTACTTATTACTTTCATTATAATTTTATTGCGTCCGCTTTCGGCCCAGTATGTTGATGGAGGAGGCTGGGTAAATGCCGGTATAAGTTTCGAAATTATAAATGATCTTTCATGCGATATCGCAGAAGAAATTCGTTATAATTTTAGCACCGGCGACCTCTATCAAATGAATAGTAATATTTCTGTAGATTATAAAATAAATAAACGCTTTAAGGTAGGAACCGAATATCGATATTCGATAAGGCAATCTCAAAACACTAACCGAATAGCTGCTTCTTTTGGTTATAAGGAAGAAATGAATGACCTAACGCTAAGTTTGAGATCAAAATTCCAATATAGTTTTACTCCGGATGCTTCTGAAGGTACTGCGTTTCGCAATAAACTGGGTGCAAAATATAAGATCAATAAAGATTTCAGCCCCTTCATTTCCGGTGAATTATTTTATTCTCTGAGCAATGAAATAGATCAATTTGATAATTTCCGATCAGAGGCCGGTTTATCCTATGGACCCAACAAACATAATGAATTTAATCTCTCTTACATCTACGATAAAGAATTTAACGTAAATAAGCCTGAAACAATGCATATTGTTAGTTTGAGTTATGTATATACCTTTTAA
- the hemF gene encoding oxygen-dependent coproporphyrinogen oxidase, whose translation MKTLNRFIISDWFRTLQDNICTSLEKCDGKGVFEEEIWQRPGGGGGRTRVIQNANIIEKGGVNFSEVHGILPEKIGAALNVHGHDFFASGVSIVMHPFSPFVPIIHMNVRYFELSSGEKWFGGGIDLTPICIDPKQAKEFHIAIKNVCDKHNPDYYPEFKKWADEYFFIKHRNETRGIGGIFFDRLAETENISLSDRFHFVQDVGNLFAPIYTDLMQTNKDIAYGKKEKQIQLLRRGRYVEFNLVYDKGTKFGLDTDGRTESILMSMPPQASWKYNHKPAKNSKEAETNELLKQGIDWVEWEVGNRT comes from the coding sequence ATGAAAACGTTAAACAGATTTATTATTTCCGACTGGTTCAGAACCTTACAGGACAACATATGCACTTCTCTTGAAAAATGTGATGGCAAAGGAGTTTTTGAGGAGGAGATCTGGCAGCGGCCGGGCGGTGGAGGTGGAAGAACAAGGGTGATACAAAATGCAAATATCATCGAAAAAGGTGGTGTAAATTTTTCAGAGGTTCATGGCATTTTACCGGAAAAGATCGGTGCTGCATTAAATGTTCACGGTCACGATTTTTTTGCTTCGGGTGTTTCTATTGTAATGCATCCCTTTAGTCCCTTTGTTCCAATTATACACATGAACGTGCGCTATTTTGAATTAAGCAGCGGTGAAAAATGGTTCGGAGGTGGAATCGACCTCACTCCCATTTGTATAGATCCCAAACAAGCGAAAGAATTTCATATAGCAATTAAAAATGTTTGCGATAAACATAATCCTGATTATTATCCTGAATTTAAAAAATGGGCCGATGAATATTTTTTCATAAAACACAGAAATGAAACACGTGGCATAGGCGGAATATTTTTTGATCGTTTAGCAGAAACTGAAAACATTTCTTTATCGGATCGTTTTCATTTTGTTCAGGATGTAGGTAATTTATTTGCACCTATTTACACCGATTTAATGCAAACAAATAAAGATATTGCCTACGGCAAAAAAGAAAAACAAATTCAATTATTGAGAAGAGGACGATACGTAGAATTTAATCTCGTCTACGACAAAGGCACAAAATTCGGTCTCGACACCGATGGCAGAACAGAGTCCATTTTAATGAGCATGCCCCCTCAAGCAAGTTGGAAATACAATCACAAACCGGCAAAGAACAGCAAGGAAGCGGAAACTAATGAGCTGCTGAAACAAGGGATTGACTGGGTGGAATGGGAAGTAGGAAATAGGACATAG